The genomic stretch GTCCTACTCCTGCGTGCGCAACACGCCCGGGGTGACCGGCTTCGTGGGTGCCACGGACCGGGCCGACCGCCCGGCGCCGCTGAGCCTCGACGAGGTGCTGAAGTGGCTGGCGCCGGCCGTCGAGACCGAGCAGAGGAAGGCCAAGCCGGAGGTCAAGGTCCTCGACTTCGAGGTCGGCGACTCGGTGACGGTCACCGACGGCGCCTTCGCGTCGCTGCCGGCCACGATCAGCGAGATCAACGCCGACCAGCAGAAGCTCAAGGTGCTGGTGTCGATCTTCGGTCGGGAGACGCCGGTGGAGCTGAACTTCAACCAGGTCGCCAAGATCTGATCGCGTCGATCGTCGGCGGCGGCCCCGGGGCCGCCGCCGACGATCGACGTCGTTCGGCTAGGCAACCTCTGTGGGCGGGCGGATTCCGGCCTGCGCTACCCTAGAACGTCGCCGCCGTCCACACGCGCTGACCGTGCGCGCCCGACGGCGACGTCGGTGCGAACAATTCCCAGTTCCAAGCCCCAGGAAGAGACATGCCTCCGAAGAAGAAGCTCGTCAAGACGTTCACGCTTCAGCTGCCGGCGGGCCAGGCCACCCCGGCGCCGCCGGTGGGCCCCGCGCTCGGTCAGCACGGCGTGAACATCATGGAGTTCTGCAAGTCGTACAACGCGCAGACCGAATCGCAGCGGGGCGACGTCGTCCCCGCCGAGATCAGCGTGTACGAGGACCGGTCCTTCACCTTCGTGCTGAAGACCCCGCCCGCCGCCCGGCTGCTGATCAAGGCCGCCGGTGTGCAGAAGGGCTCGGGCGTCCCGCACACCCAGAAGGTCGGCTCGGTGACCCGCGCCCAGCTGCGTGAGATCGCCGAGAAGAAGATGGCCGACCTCAACGCCAACGACCTCGACCAGGCTGAGAAGATCATCGCCGGAACCGCCCGGTCGATGGGCCTGAACGTCACCGACTGACCTCGGCCACCGGCGACCCGCACGGATCGTGGGAGGGCACGCGAGCACCGCGGCCCGCCAGCAACCACAGGAGTAGACAGAAATGCAGCGCAGCAAGAGCTACCGCAAGGCCGCCGAGGTCATCGACCGGTCGAAGCTCTACACCCCCGCCGAGGCCGTGAAGCTGGCCAAGGAGACGACCAACGTCAAGTTCGACGCCACGGTCGAGGTCGCCATGCGCCTCGGCGTCGACCCCCGTAAGGCGGACCAGATGGTCCGTGGCACGGTCAACCTGCCGCACGGCACCGGTAAGACCGCCCGCGTGATCGTCTTCGCCGCCGGTGCGAAGGCCGAGGAGGCCGTCGCGGCCGGTGCCGACGAGGTGGGTACCGACGAACTGGTCGCCCGGATCCAGGGCGGTTGGCTGGACTTCGACGCGGCGATCGCCACGCCGGACCAGATGGCCAAGATCGGCCGGATCGCGCGGATCCTGGGCCCGCGCGGCCTCATGCCGAACCCGAAGACCGGCACGGTGACCATGGACGTCACCAAGGCGGTCTCGGACATCAAGGGCGGCAAGATCACCTTCCGGGTGGACAAGCACTC from Micromonospora craniellae encodes the following:
- the rplK gene encoding 50S ribosomal protein L11, with product MPPKKKLVKTFTLQLPAGQATPAPPVGPALGQHGVNIMEFCKSYNAQTESQRGDVVPAEISVYEDRSFTFVLKTPPAARLLIKAAGVQKGSGVPHTQKVGSVTRAQLREIAEKKMADLNANDLDQAEKIIAGTARSMGLNVTD
- the rplA gene encoding 50S ribosomal protein L1, whose translation is MQRSKSYRKAAEVIDRSKLYTPAEAVKLAKETTNVKFDATVEVAMRLGVDPRKADQMVRGTVNLPHGTGKTARVIVFAAGAKAEEAVAAGADEVGTDELVARIQGGWLDFDAAIATPDQMAKIGRIARILGPRGLMPNPKTGTVTMDVTKAVSDIKGGKITFRVDKHSNLHLIIGKASFSETQLVDNYVAVLDEVLRAKPSAAKGKYLKKVTLTTTMGPGVPIDPNLVKNLQEGSAES